The Helianthus annuus cultivar XRQ/B chromosome 15, HanXRQr2.0-SUNRISE, whole genome shotgun sequence genomic sequence tcaagagctcgaaggattctcctttgaaagatccttatctttcgagctaaatccctatctttcggacacttgtctttcgattagattcctttctcgaaggatatgattcagacttcgaaggatgggtcgaaggataacaatctttcgagccttccttgatcgacagatgtcgaaggatagtctttcgatgtcgaaagatatctttcgagaggttcTGACACACACTGATCTGatgtgataggttggtgaaaaaggtgatgggttggtgaagtactttcggcagaaaggtatgttctGCACACGGATcttcaccaactttttgactttcaaaaacaatgcccaaaaatggcaaaccttatccaccaagtccggtcaccggaaacacaccggaaattggccggaaaacacaaagtttcttaaaaaccaatttccaagttacccaacccaactttaaacactcccggttagtttagacacgtttttactcaaagaaaatgcaagaaaccaagtaaaaacaggtgcaaaaccaagtgtttcaacacaccaaaacttgtaaaaacccggttttaaacaaggtaaagagcgaggctctgataccacttgtaggtcccttttcgcggaggatgacgaacctaaaccttgttatacaaacctgctagcgagtgcggaatccaagctagcaagcaaaccgagttagtagcaagtagagaaacaaacacacaagttcaccgattaacacaacttgtattaatgcaatgagggttcggttacaagctcaatgtttacagaaatgttctataaactctctaagtgtgtgagtgtttcggacaggatgctctcaactctctatctctcggtgtgactatctgtgtgcatctgtcttctgtcctcaacactgcatgggtatatatacccatatacAGCAGGTCTTctcgaaggattcgatagatggtccgaaggatcatctttcggatacaatgctttcgaaggataagcagggacctcgaaagatcatctttcgaggtctaatcattcgaagcatatctttcgagcacctcgaaggatcaacattatccttcgaGGTTATCCTTCGATTCAGACAAACATATCAAAACATATtccaactgttggccaagtcaatccggaggatggttgacttggtcaacttacagactaccaaggacatcgtttacatacagaccgaatacagacaaagtacagacacaagtgcaccaacactttcaaaagaaataaaaagtAATTCGTGTTCATGCATATGCTTCCAAAAATTTATTAACATAATTAATTAATTTAGTAAACACATCATATATATTTGCAATTACATGAATTTGAAACTTATGGATCTTACTTTGTTATCACTTTCAATGTCTATACTATTTTTAAACAGGGGATGACACAAAATAATTAGAACAAAAGCTACAATTTCAACTTTCGAGATAATCATATTATTATCGATTATATCTTATTTCTTATCAtttattaatatttatataaaaaagttctttgattacaaaaaaaataaaaatatttataattaAAAAACAGATAGCTTCAATGAATGACAAGTGTCATTTAAATGGTAGATAGATTTAAAAATAGCATGTATTTATTCACGTAACAAACATCAACTTTAATATGGATATGTTTAAATTTTTGCCGTCTATTCGTTTAATGTTAATTTGTGAATACGAGTAATGGGGCTTAGTTATAATATAAACAGCCAATATTGACTTCACTTAAATGATTTGTTTTAATTGATgtttaaacttttttatttttctttatcttttattttaaatattattaataataagaatttgtattaatttagattatatattattatttttagtattattaataattttaatcaattaaatgagaaaatgacaagtgtcccaaaacaggtttcttttattatatagtatagatttggTTTAGAATCAAATATAAAGACTCCTAAAAATAAGAAATGTACAAAGACCTAAAAATAAactcactacaaaaaaaaaaaaaaaaaaaaaaaaaaaaaaaacctaaacactcACCACCatccaaaaacctaaacccccacccaccccaattttttttttttttttttgccgggtgtgtgtgtgtgtggggggggggggggtaggcttttgggtggtggtggggtggggcttgggtgtttaggttttaggtggtggtgtagtgggtttaggttttaagtttttggacacttgtcactctataatgCCTTCTTacacttttttatttttaggaacCTTTGTAAATAATTAACCCATTATTATTTAGGTGACATGTTATACTTACAATACACAACCAACATAGTTTTTTAAGCATTATTATTTAGGTGAAATATACTTAGGGTGCGTTTGGTTCGCAGGAATTTAATGGAATTTAagggaattggaatttgaatttTATCTCCTAAGATGTTTGGTTCACAGAATTTAATGGAATTGGAATCGTAATTCAAATCTTTATGTATTTGGTTAACAATGGAATTGGAACTGAAATTAgacatgaattccttcaaatataattcctttaactaaaggaattcaaaatccttcctatatGTGAATGAATTAAAGTAAATTAATTGGAATCTTCGACCGTTTCGACCCGCACCGTTTCGACGCCagccgtttcgacccgtactgtttcgaccagtaccgtttcgacccaaaccgtttcgacctgtaccgtttcgatccgaaccgttttgacccgtaccgtttcgacccataccgttCGACCCGAACTGGTGGTTGTAGGTGCCGGGGTAatggattccaattcatttgacaaccaaacacaacaaaaatggaattgcgattccaattccaacaatttccaactccaattggaatgtttaaattccaaatccaattccttcaaattctaattcctatacaaattgcaattccaattccaaatcattccgCGAACCAAATGCTCCGTTACTATTCATTTTCTTATATAACCTCGTATCTGTGTTTCTATAGTTTATTAAATTGCATGCATATAGATCAATAGATCATTGGTATGGAATTCTACAAAACGGttaatttggttaatttgtttCATATGATTTTGTTGTCAATGTTTCAATATCCTTGTACAAAACCCGGAATTGATAGGAGAATCACTTATACATGGTTCCAAGCAGTACTTAAATCTTGAATAGATTACAACGGATTTCTTTTCATTTATTCTCGTAGCAACATATCCGCGTATTACACGAGTTTGTACCATATAAATGATATTGttatataatctttaaaaaactTTATATTACTAACGACCTTTGTTAATTAGTAAAGAAAGTTTATATATACGAATTTCTATTACCATATAATGGTTCACACAACTAAACTTAAATTTATCACAAAAACTGGTCCATCTTAATTAGTAATACTGAAAATACCATAATAGTCATGTATTACAAAAGTTGAATACTGAAAAACAtgtaataaacaaatttatatattattaatatgaATGAAATTATTCATTACGTTTCATATAACAatgtataaataataataatttttatcaTTGTGTgtcttttaaatataacttttatttaaaataaatctctAAGACCTCAATTCTGTTTATAAAATTCATTATTCAAGTTGTTCTTTTTCTCTTTATTTGTAAAAAGACCAATTTTATTGGTATGACATAAATTAGATTTATTGTTCTTACTAATAATTGTTATgcgaatttaattaataaataatagagttaaatgcccggatagtccttgtggtttggaattttttcacctttagtccctaactttctaaaattacctctatagtccccaacttttcaattttcgttctcGAATAGTCCCTGACgtagatggaggttagttttatcagttaagttggtgtaaaatgactataacccttaagtaaaacaaaataaaataaattaattcaGCCACATATCTGTTTCTATACTCTCTTCCTTTCTCTCtttacactctctctctctcctttgAAAAGCCATcaccacaaccaccatcacctccacctccACAACCGCCATCACCTCTCAGCTGCTACCACCACCATCACTGCCAAAACCAGCACCACCGCCATCCTCACCAGCAAATCGTCTTCACAACCACCACCATTAATCATGTTCAACAGATCTCAAACAAATTGAAACAAGCCTTCAATCCTTCAACTGTAACCAAATCAACACCGCAGCGGTGGTGGCGCCGATGACACAATTGTCGTCTTCGTCTTCTCCGGCGGTACAAAATCAGAACATGTTTCGGAAGCGGGTCTGATGTCCGGCGACCCACCGTCATCGTCTGATGAAAACGGGTCGGATTCAACTATCTTAACCCGCTCAAATCTCAACTTAACCAAACCCGAACAAACCGAAAACCTACCAAACTCAAACATCCCTTTCAACTCCAACTTTCCCAACGAATCAGTACCATTCAAACATTGAATCGGCCGGTATTTCGTCAAGTAATCAGACGTATCAATGCTCAAATTCGGGACACAATTAACCATCGCATAATTAAAAACTGTAGCCATTGTGTTGTAATCGGCAACTTTAATATTAACAGCGTCCAGCTTAATTGAAGCATTACGGTAAGTTAAGACTTTATGAATGAAATGATCGAAACGTTGTAACAGTGAATAGTCAAAGTTGAGAACAGGGAGCAGAGTCCAGACGTTTACCCAACGTTTGGAGAGAATTTGAGATTGAAGTGCTAGTTTGGTGTCGATGAAGGAGAATATGTAGATTAGAAGAACATCCGGTAAGGAGCTGAGTCTGTCTTGTTGGTGTTCATGTTCATCATCATTATAGATGTAGCTTGTTGTTGATTTTCGCTTCATGTTTTATGAATTTTGTATGTGAAATTGGAAAGGGGGATGTGAAATGAAATGGAGTAATAAAGTGTGTTTACACTTTTGCAGAGTTGATTTTGGCTTCATGATTTAATTTATTATACTTAATTAGTAAGGGTACTTTAGTCATTTCACACACATTTAACTGgacaaactaactgacatctacttcagggactatccgggaacgaaattgaaaaaattggggactatagaggtaattttagaaagttagggactaaaggtgaaaaaaggctaaaccccagggactatccgggcatttaactctaaatagTATTTGTAAAGTTATGATATaagttaaaggtttatacatGATGAATAAAATCTTTTCATTATTAAAGGTTAACTGACTATGTCACAAATGGGtataaaatgaaattaatatattTCTTAGCTCTATTAAATTGAAAACACATGATATATCAATGTAGCTACAAATCTTAATATTATCTCATCTATAAAACTTTAAAACGTTAAGTTCTCTCCGTCTATCATTTTAGAACCAAGTTCAATAAAATTTTACTCTTGTTGCGAGATAGTCCTCTGTTTACTTACTCTTTTTTAGCTTTTATTTATATGTTAGAAAAACTAATATATTGATTTTATAGATAATCTCAGATATGGATAACAGTTTtcgttttttttcttttgtaatttaaactattttattttaagAAGTACTAAAATCATAGTTTTAAGTATTATAGATCACTTATGTATATCTTTTAATCATAAATTAGAAATAGATAttgattattatatattagagtaaattacaagttttgtcctttatgttgacatcaaattgcaggcgctgtccttttggcTAAAAGTTTATcggcggtgtccttaacctttcaaaatcttgcacgttttgtcctttggGCCAAgcctggttagaaatctcagttaaaaatTGTCATGTGCAACCCTTTCAAACTCAACACTCATCATCTTTCCCAAATTTCTGAAAACAACACTTCTTTGAAAACAACACTTCTTAGATAGGGACTAGTGGAGCCCAGCTCTTAGGCTACAAGGTATTgtgatggtcctccaagggaagatgatccgccacgtaggcgtcacgtcatagtcctcccaaggatgctCCATCCCCCAAAAGTAGAGGGTATGAGAgaatggtcctagtcatagtcctccccaccttttttatgtttttttttaatcttccactttttttaacatttaacaactaaactaacaaaatattttcattaatacttaaaaatattacataaacttaaaaaaaaaacataaacttaaaaaaaacataaacttaaacaaatcctaatatattaaaataagctactagtctTCGTCTTCCATGTCGTCGGGTTCGTTTTGAGCGTTGTTCCAGATGTACTCaaccaagtccgcttgtaggttatgatgtgtgtactcgttacgtagagcgaacatgttcaaatcttgttgttcccCACTAACTGGAACAGTATTTCcagtagacgcgttttcgtcgtactcgcatatcgctctaccttcgtcttcaatgatcatgttatgaagtatgatacaagcgtacataatgttTCGTAACCGCTTTGGTGTAGCCGAACATGCTGGATGTTCAATGATGTGACatttttttgtagaacaccaaaagccctTTCAATATCTTTTCTCGCAACATCTTGATACTTCGCAAACTTTTTTCTTTTGTCGTCTGTCGGGTGCGGAATAGTTTTAACGattgtcgagtacgttgggtatatcccatcggctaggtagtaacctcgcctgtattccacccccgaaactgtaaagcttgtgtctggacctgtaccCGCCACTACATCCTCAAATATAtgtgactggtatatgatgttaaggtcattgagcgaaccaggtagaccaaaaaaagcatgccaGATCCAGAGATCCTGTGAGGCAACAGCCTCTAGAATAATAGTCGGATGTCCAtgatctcccctagtatactgaccttgccaGGCAACTGGCAGTTCTGCCACggccagtgcatgcaatcaatgctcccgagcattcctgggaaaccatgtctctgttcgtgtgcttgatataatttttgaacgttGTTTGCGTTCAGTTTCCGCAGGTATCGCTTGCTATACAATTTCACAACCCATTCGCAAAACTTGTGCAAACATAGACGTGTGGTTCTTTCAGACATCCTTATATACTCGTCTAATGCATCGGGTGCGTAACCGTATgcaagttggcgaatggccgacgtacatttttgtaaattactgaaACCCCTTTACCCCCTAGCGTCCTTTCGCAatgtaaaaaacggatcagactgggtcatgtcgcctgcaatacgtaaaaacagtggacgactcatgcagaaacgacgtcgaaaaatatcggctgggtacacgggttcgtcggcaaaataatcggctactagtttaacgtggccggctataaatttaaaatgaaacataaatgaaattaattataaaatacactttcaaatctatataaaacataaggaaaaaaaaaagtaaaataccttcttggtctcggttATATTTTGCTCATCTAGTTAGCCTTTGGGACGACGCTTCATCACCCGCCATGAAGAcctgagccgcgttcataatcataatcatgttgtgcataataTCATCCTCTTaagatgatgaataccacgcagacgaagacgatgaagacatagaagaaattaaagaaatgggaGAAGGTGAATCCATGATAATTTTTGAGCGAGAAATGGGGTGGtagcgggtaaaaaatggtataaaaatgatgagtttttataaaaagggaagagtggttataaaatgtgagagagatggggtggtagtgggtgaaaagttgtgaaaaaatggttaaagaggtgagtatttataaaaatggaagtgaattgggggatttttttaaaatatagccgttattatttaattaatataaattctgaaatttaattttttttaaacggtcAAATGCCAGATGGTCCCCActtttttgtcattttctgcgCGTTGAGTCCGCCCGATTACTGCCGTTGAGGACAGGACGTGGGGAGGGGCGGCACGGTGTACACACCGGCGCCGATCCAGGACGATAGGGGGACGacccccataccgtgtagccttacTATGAAAACGGCACTTCTTTCCATACAGGCTTTACTCCCTGCCCCTAAACGATGCGGTTGTGGGACAACAGGTATAATATTAGACGATCATCTATTTTTTTTAATCGaaagtttatatatattatatgggGAAAGTGAATACGGTGCTGTTAAACGTATAACCTTATGCGTCAAACCCatcaaaactacgtagttttgattaaaatccttaaaaaaattaaataaacctTTTATTTCTCAAATCATTTTCACGAGTCTCAAATTATCACCATCGTGGTCATAACCCTAAACCCAATTCCACATCTTAATCTCACACCCAGTACTAAATCAAGTCTTGCAATTAATTGTTAGCAATCGTTTAGATATGCAATTCCTAAAACCCTTTTAGTTCGAATCATGTCTTCAACTTTGTTTGGATGTTCTGCTTAATTACAGTTGATTCAATCCCTAATCCAATCGATCACAAGGTCTGACTCTTGGTGTGCAAAAAATAAAGTGGTGGCTTAGGGGACTTGTTTTTTCTAGGGCTTCAAATTCTTTTTGGTGAATAGCCAATGAATGTAGAATCTAAATAAAGATCAAATTAAAGAAGGCATGGGGATTTGCAGTTGAAGACGTTTCACCAGATGTAATGGACCGTAAGGTGCTCAACTCCTTGATTTTATTCTTTACTCATGTTTTAGATTGAGTACTAACATCTTCTCCAAGTCCAGGCACCAGTCCCTCACCCTCACCCTCACATGGGAAATGCATACACAACAATCTTGTCACCACATCCAATTGCTTTGGTCTTGTAAGCAGGGAAGAAGTTGACAAAGGTGAAGCCGAGAAACGCGAGTGGCGCCCACCATGGCGCTTGATATTGGAAACGACTCCGAGTGCTACAGTACGAGTCTAGTGGTGTCCGCCATGGTCTACACCAAGTCGTATCCTGATTTTCGACTTGCGGACAAGTCGAATTCGAGTGGGGTGGATTGATATGTGCCCACTACTCCATGTTCATGCAAGCCACGATTTCCATTATAgttcatgttttgtttgtttacttTTGCAAGTGTCTAAGTAATAGGGTTGGTGGGGTTTAACCATTTAGTCCATGTTTTATTAATTTAGTTTGTAATTAAGCCTATAAAAAGGCTTAACCATAATGGAAAAAGCCTATAATAGGGTTGGTGGGGTTTAACCATTTAGTCCATGTTTTATTAATTCAGTTTGTAATTAAGCCTATAAAAAGGCTTAACCATAATGGAAAAAGCCTATAATAGGGTTGGTGGGGTTTAACCATTTAGTCCATGTTTTATTAATTCAGTTTGTAATTAATCCTATAAAAAGGCTTATGTGTTAAGTGTTTGATTAGGAATTAAATATGAATTAAGTCTTGATATCT encodes the following:
- the LOC110914178 gene encoding F-box/FBD/LRR-repeat protein At5g56420-like, with protein sequence MKRKSTTSYIYNDDEHEHQQDRLSSLPDVLLIYIFSFIDTKLALQSQILSKRWVNVWTLLPVLNFDYSLLQRFDHFIHKVLTYRNASIKLDAVNIKVADYNTMATVFNYAMVNCVPNLSIDTSDYLTKYRPIQCLNGTDSLGKLELKGMFEFGRFSVCSGLVKLRFERVKIVESDPFSSDDDGGSPDIRPASETCSDFVPPEKTKTTIVSSAPPPLRRFAGEDGGGAGFGSDGGGSS